The following nucleotide sequence is from Streptomyces leeuwenhoekii.
GTCCTCCGCGGAAGCACCACAGGGCGATGACCGGATCGCAGATGGCACATGCCAGAGATGCGTCGTGGTGGAACGGCAGGATCGGATCGCCCTTGAGGTGGTGGGCCATGTCCCAGGCCGTGTGGAGCAGCCAGCCGACGCCGATGAAGGCCCAGGAGTCCAGGCCGCGGTAGGCGACGTAGGCCGTGAGCGCGACGAATGGGAGCTCCCACGGGCCGAAGCCGCCCCCGCTCAGATAGGCGGCGCCGGCTCCGCCCACCATGATCGCGTTGAAGTGGCGTCGGTGCGGTTCTTTGATCAGGGACATCAGCAGGCAGTAGATGATGCCGACGATCACCGGTGACACAAGGTTCATGAGGGGATGTCTTCTTCCTCCTGGGGCGGGCCGAATCGCCGCGGTCGAGCTGTCGCAGCGCGAGCACCGGCCTCTCGGCCAGAGCGCGGTCCCGGGTGGGCAGGATCAGGAGTGTCAGTACGCCGGCGGCCGTCGCGGTCAGCAGGATCGAGGCGATCAGTCAGGCATCGGCGAGGGCGCGGCGTTGCGGGAAACATGCTCGCGGAGACGGTGATCTGGTCGACGGCGACGGTGCCTTCGGCGGGCATGCTGATGTTCTTCCTGCTTGTGCAGGGGATGGTGAGCGACTGTCTGCGAAGGGCCGGCGCTCAGAAAGTGGTGGGCGTCGGGCCCTGCGCGCGCCAGACGGTGCCGCGCCGCTCGTGGGAGATGAGTTCTTCGACGGCATGCGCGACGCGGGGGCCCACCTCGCGCTCCAGTAGGTACAGACCCAGATCGAGACCGGAGGTCACGCCGGCGCCGGTGATCAGGTCGCCGTCGTCCACGATGCGGGCGCGGACCGCGTGGGCGCCGGTGGCGTCCAGCATGTCGAGGCCCATGTGGTGGGTGGTGGCGTGGCGTCCCTCCAGCAGGCCGGCCATGGCCAGGACGAGTGAGCCGCCGCAGACGGTGGCGACGGTGATGTCCGGGTCGTCCATTGCCTGCTTGAGGAGCGCAGGGAGTTCGGTGGTCAGCGTGCGGCCCAGCAGCACCGGGATGAACTCGTCCTGCTTCCGCTGGCCGACACCCACCTCTTCTTCCGGGGCCACGCCGGGTTCGCCCACGCGCCCGGAGGCGCCGGGTACCAGAAGCGTGTCGGCGCGCTCCAGATCGAGGGCGCCGACGGCGCGCAGCGTCAGTCCTTGGATGCCGCTGACGACCTCACGAGGGCCCTCTGCGGTGACCAGCTCGACGGTCACCGCGCCGTCCGTCGCCGAGCCGCCGGCGTACAGGACCTCGTAGGGGGCAATGGCATCGAGCGGGTCGAAGCCATCGAACAGGACGACCTGGGTGTGCATGGGTGTGGGGTTCCTTCGGCGTCGATTTCCTTCGGGACGCTCCGAAGTCAACCGGCTTCCTGGGTGCTCGCCCAGTGGCACTGGTGACAGGTTGCAACGGAATAGTGCCAACACTCCCGCGCGGCGTGCGGACTGCGATGACCTGGGCCTTCCGGAAGGACGGCCCAGGCCCCTCAAGCTGGTGGGGAGGTAGGTTCTGGCCATGCATACGGTTGCCGTGCTCGCGTTGGACCAGGTGATCCCGTTCGACCTGTCCACCCCGATCGAGGTCTTCTCCCGGACCCGCCTGCCCGACGGGCGGCCCGGCTACCAGGTACGGGTGTGCGCCGAGCGCGACGAGGTCGACGCCGGAGCCTTCACCCTGCGTGCCCCCTGGGGCCTGGAGGGCCTTCAGGGCGCGGACACGATCATCGTGCCGGGCGTCGCCGATCTCACTGCCCCACTCCCTCCCGCCGTGCACGACGCGCTGCGGTCGGCCGCTGCCGACGGCACCCGGATCGCCTCCATCTGCGTGGGCACCTTCCCCCTGGCTGAGACCGGGCTCCTCGACGGACTGCGCGTCACGACCCACTGGCGCGCGGCCGGTCTGCTGGCTGCCGCCCACCCGGACCTCGACGTCGACCCGGACGTCCTCTACGTCGACAACGGCCAGTTGCTCACCTCGGCCGGCGCCGCGGCGGGCATGGACCTGTGCCTGCACATGATCCGCCGTGACTACGGCTCGGCCGTCGCCGCCGACGCCGCCCGCCTGTCGGTGATGCCTCTCGAACGAGAGGGCGGGCAGGCGCAGTTCATCGTCCACGACCACGCACCCACACCGCAGGGCTCCGAGCTTGAGACGCTGCTCACCTGGCTACGGGAAAACCTGGCCCGCGACCTCACCCTTGCCGACATCGCCGAGCGGGCCGGAACCAGCACCCGAACCCTGATCCGGCGCTTCCGCGACCAGACCGGCACCACGCCGCTCCAGTGGCTCCACCGGGCCCGCATCCGCCAGGCACAGCACTTGCTGGAAACCACGGAGCACTCCGTGGAGCGCATCGGCAGCCAGGTCGGCTTCGGCTCACCCACCACCTTCCGTGACCGCTTCAAACGCACCACCGGCGTCAGCCCGCAGACCTACCGGCGCACGTTCAGTTGAACGTCGGGAGAGTCCTTCTCTGCGGAGCCGGTAGGGGATCTCGCCGAAGCGGTGCTGCCCGACACCGGCCGGGGATTGCTCATCGTCAGCGGCTGGCGGCGGCAGTGTGGTGGACGGCGGAAGAGGCCGGAGGCAAGACGGTCTGGTGCCGCTTCGACCTCGACGGGCACCGGGCCGGGTCCCCGGTCTGACACGCTCCGGGCCCCGCAGAGGTGTCACTCCTCAGCGATCGGGAGTGAGCGGCGGCCCGGATCGAGGCCGGAGACTGACCACTCCGGCCAGGCGCGGCCCCTGGGATCCTTGGAGGGCCATGTCCTCCGTGACTGGGGGCCGCGCGCACCTTCATAGCCAACGGGATCACCCCCTGCTCCGGGGAGCGCGGGGTGGCCGGCCCGGAACATGGCGATGCCGGCAGTACTCGCGCAGGGCTGACAAGCCGGAACAGCGGGAGGGGAGTACCGCCGGACGGGGACGACGGCCGACCGCAGGCGGGCGACCAGGCCGGACAGGACGGCCCGGCGGCCTCACGCGGGCGGTGCCCCGATCTCCAGGTTCAGGTGGTGGTGGAAGGCCTCGCGGCCCGTGTTCGTCAGGCGTACGACCCGGGACCCTTCGGCGGGCACCAGCCAGGACTGGCGCAACGCGTGGTGGAAGACGGCCGCCGCCACCGCACCCGCCAGGTGGAGGCGCCCCTCGGTCCAGTCCAGGCAGGTGCGCACATGCGGTGTGGTGTCCCGGGCGATGCCCAGGTCCCGCAGCCATGCGGAGCCGGCCGGGATGAGGGCCGGGCCGGACTCCCAGCTCAGCAGGGCCCGCCCGGTCATCGCATCGGTGATCGCCACGGCCAGGGTGCCCCCCAGGTGGTCGTAGCAGACGCGGGCGAAGCCCAGGGCGCGGTACCGGCGGGCGGCGGTGAGCGAGCGGACCGGGACGAGTCGTCTCGGTGCCCGTGCCGCCAGGGCCTCGATCATCTCGGCGGCGTTGGAGTCCGCGAGGCGCACATGGCGGTGGCGCCCCACGCGCTCCTCGGTCAGCAGCCCTCCGGCCACCAGGCGGTTGAGGTGACCGGTCGCCGTCGACGGGGCGACGCCGGCCAGTCGGGCGAGCCGTGTCGGCGTCCAGGCGCGGCCGTCGAGCAGCGCCAGGCAGAAGGCGGCGCGCGTGCGGTCGGCCAGCAGCGCCCCCAGGGAGGCGATGTCGGGTTCCTCGGCATGGACGCCGGGACTGTCGGGGCTCGTCACACGGCCATTGTCGGCCACCGTCGTTTCGGCGTTCGCCGAAACGACCCGCCCCTAGCGTCGTGCTCATGGCGAACGAAACCCACCGAGTGATCCGTCCCAGCATCCTCTACTTCGGCACGCCCGTGGTCCTGCTGACCACGGAGAACGACGACGGCAGCGCCAACCTCGCCCCGATCTCCTCCGCGTGGGCGCTGGGACAGCAGGTCGTCCTGGGTCTGGGCACGGAGAGCCAGACCGCCCGCAACCTGGCGGCGCGGCCCGATCTGGTGATCAACGTGGCGTCACCGGAGCTGTGGGAGAAGGTGGAGCGGCTCGCGCCGCTCACCGGTGCCCACCCCGTGCCGGAGAGCAAGCGCGCGGTCTACCGGTACGAGCCGGACAAGTTCGCCGCGGCGGGGCTCACCCCCGCCGGATCGGACCTGGTGGGGCCGCCGCGCGTCGCCGAGTGCGCCCTTCAGTTGGAGGCACGGGCACGCGCGCTGACCCCGGGCGGGGCGGGGCTGTTCCTCAGCGTCGAGTGCGAGGTGCTGCGGGTGCACGCCGACGAGCGCGTCGTCGTTCCGGGCACCCAGCACATCGACCCCGCCCGCTGGAGCCCGCTCATCTACAACTTCCGTCACTACCACGGCCTCGCCCCGGAGGTGGGCCACGGCTTCCGTTCACAGACGGCGGGGGTCGCGGCGGGCGCGGCGTGACGGCCGGCCCGCCGCGGCCGGCGCCCGCCCCGAGCGGGTCGGGCGCACCGCGCCCCCGAGGGCGCCGGCGTCAGCCGCCGCTGCCGTAGGGCCTGGTCAGGAGCTCCAGGCGGTGGCCGTCGGGGTCGTCGAAGTACACGCCCCGGCCGCCGTCGTTGTGGTTGATCTCGCCGGGCCGGTGGCGGTACGGGTCCGCCCAGTACGTCAGCCCCGCCTCCCGGACCCGGGCGAAGATCACGTCGAAGTCGTCCTCCGAGACCAGGAACGCGTAGTGCTGCGGCGTGATCTCGCCCTCGGTGTCGAGGAAGTCGAGGGTCACGCCGTTGGGGATCTCGACCGGGAGGAAGGGGCCGTAGGGCGGCCCCACCTCCAGTCCGAGCAGTCCGGCGAGGAACCGGGCCGACGCCTCCCTGTCGTGGGCGGCGACGATGGTGTGGTTCAGCTCGATGGTCATCGTGCGGGCCTCCCCTGCTGCCGGGCGCGGCCTCCGGCTCGCGCCATCGGCTCATGGCTGGTAGGGCTTTCACCACGCTATGCGGCCCGCCCGAGCGCCACCATCGGCCTGTCGGCGCGGCCGCTCTCCGTCTTCGGTCCTCGGTCCGGGGTCGTACCGGCGGCGGACGGCCGGAAGGCCCCGGCACGCGGCCAGGGCCTTCGAACCGGCGGCGCCGCGTCTCAGATCGTCGCCGTGTCGATCACGAACCGGTAGCGGACGTCGCTGGCGAGCACCCGCTCGTACGCCTCGTTGATCTCCGAGGCGGCGATCAGCTCGATCTCCGCGCCGATGCCGTGCGCGGCGCAGAAGTCCAGCATCTCCTGGGTCTCGGCGATGCCGCCGATCATGGACCCGGCGAGGGACTTGCCGCCGCCGATGACCGAGAACAGGTTGAGGGAGACCGGCTCCTCGGGGGCGCCCACGTTGGCGAGGGTGCCGTGGGTCTTCAGCAGTGAGAGGTACGCGCCGAAGTCGAGCGGGGCGGAGACGGTGGAGACGATCAGGTCGAAGGTGCCGGCGAGCTCCTCGAAGGTCTTCGGGTCGCTGGTGGCGTGGTAGTGGTCGGCGCCCAGCTTCAGGCCGTCGTCCTTCTTGCGCAGGGACTGCGACAGCACGGTCACCTCGGCGCCGAGCGCGTGCGCGATCTTCACGCCCATGTGGCCGAGGCCGCCGAGGCCGACGATCGCGACCTTCTTGCCGGGGCCGGCGCCGAAGCGCTTGAGCGGGGAGTAGAGGGTGATGCCGGCGCACAGCAGGGGCGCGGCGGCGTCGAGGGGCAGGCCCTCGGGGATGCGGACGACGTAGTTCTCGTCGACGACGATCTTCTGGGAGTAGCCGCCGTGGGTCGGCTCGCCGTCCCTGCCGATGCCGTTGTACGTCGGGACGTTGCCCTGGACGCAGTACTGCTCCTGGCCCGCCTTGCAGTTCTCGCACTCGCGGCAGGAGTCGACCATGCAGCCGACGCCGACCCGGTCGCCGACCTCGAACCTGGTCACGGCGGAGCCGACCTCGGTGACGATGCCCGCGATCTCGTGGCCGGGGACCATCGGGAAGATCGCCTCGCCCCAGCCCTCACGGACCTGGTGGATGTCGGAGTGGCAGATACCGGCGAACTTGATGTCGATCAGGACGTCGTGCGCACCGACCTCTCGCCGCTCGATGGTGGTGCGCTCCAGCGGAGCCTTGGCGGCGGGGGCGGCGTACGCGGCAACAGAGGTGGTCATGCCGGGGTCTCCTAGCGGGGTCGTGCGCGCCCGGCTGCCTGTCGGCCGGGCATGGCCTCCAGCCTGCCGGGCGCGCGGACATTCACCCAGGTCACGGCTTTGCGTACGTCTGCGGTTCCTACCACTGGCGGGGTCAGGCTCGTATGCGTACGACCAGGAATACTGGAGTGCATGGACGTACAGGAGACCGGTGGCGGCCTGGACCGGCGTGCCGAGCTGAGCGAGTTCCTGCGCACCCGGCGGGCCCGGCTCAAGCCGGAGGACGTCGGTCTGCCGCAGTTCGGCCGGTTCCGCAGGGTGCCGGGGCTGCGCCGGGAGGAGCTGGCGCAGCTCGCCGGGGTCTCCGTGGCGTACTACACGCGGCTGGAGCAGGGCAACGGGCAGAACGTGTCGGCGGAGGTGCTGGACTCGATCGCGCGGGCGCTCAGGCTGAGCGACGCCGAGCACCAGCATCTGGTGCACCTGGCGAAGCCGAAGCGGCACCGGAAGAAGGCGGTGGCGCGCACCCAGCAGGTCCGGGTGGCGCTGCGGCAACTGCTCGAGTCGATCGACGGGGTGCCGGCGTACGTCGTGGGGCGGCGCTCGGACGTCCTCGCCTGGAACCGGATGGCGGCGGCCCTCTTCGGCGACTGGGGCGGACTGCCGGCGCCGGAGCGGAACTGGGCGCGGCGGGTGTTCCTGGACCCGGCCTACCGGGAGCTGTTCCTGGACTGGGAGGGCAAGGCGGCCGACATGGTCGGCTATCTGCGCATGGACGCCGGCTGCCACCCGGACGACCCGCAGCTCTCCGCGCTGGTCGGGGAGCTGTCGGTGAAGAGCGAGGAGTTCCGGCGGCTGTGGGCGGCGCACGACGTGAAGGAGAAGACGCACGGTGAGAAGCGGATGCGGCATCCGCTGGTCGGTGAGCTGACCCTGTACTTCGAGACGTTCCGCCCGGCCGACGACGCGGAGCAGTCGCTGGTCACGTATCACGCCGAGCCGGGCTCCCCGTCGGCGGACGCGCTGCGGCTGCTGGCGAGCTGGGGGTCGGACGCGGCGGCCGTACGGACGGGCTGATCCCGGCGGCGGGCCGGAAGGCCGCCGCCGGGACCGTGGTGATCCGGTGCCCCTACTTGCCCTGGTAGGCGTTGTAGAGCGAGATCGTCGACGTGTTGCCCTTCTTGTCGGTGATCACGGCGCGGAAGGAGATGCCCTTCCCCTTGGCCGGGTTCTGCACCGTGATCTTGCCCTTGGTGACGGTGGTCTTCTTCCAGGTCTTGCCGTGGTCGTAGGACACGTACACCGCGAGCGACTTGAGGTTGGCGCCCGCGGCGGAGCCCTCGACGGTGACCGGGACGGTGACCTTCCGTCCGGCGGGGGCCTTGCTGTCCAGGCCGACGGACGCGCCGAAGCGGGCCGTGGAGGCGGGCAGCTTGGTGCGGTCGGCGGTCTTCTTGGAGCGGAAGGTCCAGCTCGCGTCGATGCGGGTGGCCGCCGCGGCGACCCCGGGGCCGCGCTTGACCGAGGTGGTCAGCCGGTAGGCCGCGTCACCGGAGGGGACGGTGAACCTCTCGTCGCCGAACAGCGGGTCCTTGTTCGAGCCGACCTTCCTGCCGTCGCGGTACAGGGTGGTGTCGACGGCGGTGAACACCGAGGAGCCGGCGTGGCCCTTGCCGTCGGCGAACAGCGGCAGGTAGCCGCTGATCGCGTTGCCGTCGCGGAACAGGCCGAACTCGGAGGTCACGCGGGGTGCGAAGACGGCCGTGTTGAACGTCGTCGCGTAGCTCTTGCCCGCCTTGTAGAGCTGCGGGGCACCGAGGGTGTAGACCGCCTCGGTGGTCGGGAAGCCCTCCCTGGGAGCGCCCTGCTGCTCGAAGCCGATGTCCCAGCGGACGCCGCCGGTGGTCGACAGGTGCAGGGTGCGGGTGCCGGGCAGGGCCTGCGGGATGCCGATCGCGGAGCCGGTGGTGCTGCCGGGCAGCATGCCCATGGCGGACACGGTGCCCTTCTTGCCGCTCGCCGAGGCGCCCAGGCCGGCCTTCAGCGTGGCCAGCTCGCCCTTCTTGTAGTGGCGGGTGTAGCCGGTGGCGAGCTTCTTGACGGTGCCGCCCGCGACGGTGTCGTACTGCTCCTTGGCGCCCTTGCTCCAGTGGCCGTCCCACTGCTGGTACACCGAGCCGTCGGTGATCTGCGGACCGAGGTGCCCGGTGCGGAAGTTGTCGTAGGAGTCCAGCCACCAGCCGAAGCCGTAGCTGGTGTCGCCGGTGTCGACCGTGAAGTCGGGGGAGGCGAACTCGGGCTTGGCGGCCCGGTCCGGGACGGTGATGGACACCGGCTTGGCGGTGCGCGCGTCCAGGGTGATCGTGGTGTTCCCGGTGACGTTCAGCTTCGGCTGGGCGAGCCAGTCGGCGCCCGTGTACTTCTCCGGGTCGGCGGAGACGTAGAGGGAGGCGTTGAGGATGTAACCGCCCTTGGGGACGCGGGCGGTGACGGTGCCGTCGGCGTCGTACGGGGCGAACCAGGTGTC
It contains:
- a CDS encoding DUF6010 family protein, translated to MNLVSPVIVGIIYCLLMSLIKEPHRRHFNAIMVGGAGAAYLSGGGFGPWELPFVALTAYVAYRGLDSWAFIGVGWLLHTAWDMAHHLKGDPILPFHHDASLACAICDPVIALWCFRGGPSLIALVRRRFRPGRTAVHAHDHVSAPS
- a CDS encoding DJ-1/PfpI family protein, producing the protein MHTQVVLFDGFDPLDAIAPYEVLYAGGSATDGAVTVELVTAEGPREVVSGIQGLTLRAVGALDLERADTLLVPGASGRVGEPGVAPEEEVGVGQRKQDEFIPVLLGRTLTTELPALLKQAMDDPDITVATVCGGSLVLAMAGLLEGRHATTHHMGLDMLDATGAHAVRARIVDDGDLITGAGVTSGLDLGLYLLEREVGPRVAHAVEELISHERRGTVWRAQGPTPTTF
- a CDS encoding GlxA family transcriptional regulator, encoding MHTVAVLALDQVIPFDLSTPIEVFSRTRLPDGRPGYQVRVCAERDEVDAGAFTLRAPWGLEGLQGADTIIVPGVADLTAPLPPAVHDALRSAAADGTRIASICVGTFPLAETGLLDGLRVTTHWRAAGLLAAAHPDLDVDPDVLYVDNGQLLTSAGAAAGMDLCLHMIRRDYGSAVAADAARLSVMPLEREGGQAQFIVHDHAPTPQGSELETLLTWLRENLARDLTLADIAERAGTSTRTLIRRFRDQTGTTPLQWLHRARIRQAQHLLETTEHSVERIGSQVGFGSPTTFRDRFKRTTGVSPQTYRRTFS
- a CDS encoding ArsR/SmtB family transcription factor, which translates into the protein MTSPDSPGVHAEEPDIASLGALLADRTRAAFCLALLDGRAWTPTRLARLAGVAPSTATGHLNRLVAGGLLTEERVGRHRHVRLADSNAAEMIEALAARAPRRLVPVRSLTAARRYRALGFARVCYDHLGGTLAVAITDAMTGRALLSWESGPALIPAGSAWLRDLGIARDTTPHVRTCLDWTEGRLHLAGAVAAAVFHHALRQSWLVPAEGSRVVRLTNTGREAFHHHLNLEIGAPPA
- a CDS encoding flavin reductase family protein, with product MANETHRVIRPSILYFGTPVVLLTTENDDGSANLAPISSAWALGQQVVLGLGTESQTARNLAARPDLVINVASPELWEKVERLAPLTGAHPVPESKRAVYRYEPDKFAAAGLTPAGSDLVGPPRVAECALQLEARARALTPGGAGLFLSVECEVLRVHADERVVVPGTQHIDPARWSPLIYNFRHYHGLAPEVGHGFRSQTAGVAAGAA
- a CDS encoding VOC family protein; its protein translation is MTIELNHTIVAAHDREASARFLAGLLGLEVGPPYGPFLPVEIPNGVTLDFLDTEGEITPQHYAFLVSEDDFDVIFARVREAGLTYWADPYRHRPGEINHNDGGRGVYFDDPDGHRLELLTRPYGSGG
- a CDS encoding NAD(P)-dependent alcohol dehydrogenase, with amino-acid sequence MTTSVAAYAAPAAKAPLERTTIERREVGAHDVLIDIKFAGICHSDIHQVREGWGEAIFPMVPGHEIAGIVTEVGSAVTRFEVGDRVGVGCMVDSCRECENCKAGQEQYCVQGNVPTYNGIGRDGEPTHGGYSQKIVVDENYVVRIPEGLPLDAAAPLLCAGITLYSPLKRFGAGPGKKVAIVGLGGLGHMGVKIAHALGAEVTVLSQSLRKKDDGLKLGADHYHATSDPKTFEELAGTFDLIVSTVSAPLDFGAYLSLLKTHGTLANVGAPEEPVSLNLFSVIGGGKSLAGSMIGGIAETQEMLDFCAAHGIGAEIELIAASEINEAYERVLASDVRYRFVIDTATI
- a CDS encoding helix-turn-helix domain-containing protein, translating into MDVQETGGGLDRRAELSEFLRTRRARLKPEDVGLPQFGRFRRVPGLRREELAQLAGVSVAYYTRLEQGNGQNVSAEVLDSIARALRLSDAEHQHLVHLAKPKRHRKKAVARTQQVRVALRQLLESIDGVPAYVVGRRSDVLAWNRMAAALFGDWGGLPAPERNWARRVFLDPAYRELFLDWEGKAADMVGYLRMDAGCHPDDPQLSALVGELSVKSEEFRRLWAAHDVKEKTHGEKRMRHPLVGELTLYFETFRPADDAEQSLVTYHAEPGSPSADALRLLASWGSDAAAVRTG